Genomic window (Shewanella psychropiezotolerans):
AAGCCATTCTGAGCGAGTTTTATCAGCTCACCGAAGGCTAGCCAACGATTGTGGCAATGGCTGATTTGTAAGCTGACGGTTTGTTGATCGGCGAGTTTCTCCAAACTGTAGTCCAGTAGGCTGGGTAGGTGACATAAGATACTGCTGCCCTTAAGATTTACGCTTAATCTCTGTTCGGATGAAGTATCGACCTTAACCGGTGAGTCGAGATCATCTGCCAGAAAGTCTAGTGCCTTGATGAAGTGCTTGATGCCATCTAGGCCTACCATCTCCAGATCCGCCACCATGTTGGCTATTACGTCGGCTTCGCCACAGTTTTTATGTAAGCCGATAAAGGCCTTAGTGCAGAGTGTCACTAATTCATTATGAGATATCTGAATCATAGTCTAAGCCTCGTCCGGGTTTGTTGTTAGGCTAGAGCCTGGAATGGCATTGTTTTGTGGCAGCTGATTTTGGAGCTGATTTTGAAGTAAGCCTTCTTGAGGAAAGACAGGAAACAGCCACTCATCTGTGTGTAACTCATCACTCATGGGCGCTCCTTGGAATAGCGTTACTCTTACCCAGCGACTCGATCGCGGGTCAAACTTAGTAGCACCGAACATGGCTAACTTACAGCGCAATAGATCCATCGGCAGCGTCTGTTTATCTAACAAGTTAACCTGTATATCCCCCAGGGGGCATTGAGTCATAGCCCAGACTCGACGGGTGATGCTGCGATATTGTGGCTGCTCTAGTAAGAACTCACTAACTGGCATCGATACTGGCTTATTGATTAGTGCTTGGTGTAAGCGTGAGACTTGTCTGGCTATATCTAGGCTCATCTCTTGCTCATCTCCTGGTTCTACTCCCCTGACTCCCATTCTGGGCTCCTCTTTATCTTTAGAGCGATACCAGAACCAGTGACTACTTTTAGCTAATGAAAAATCAATATTCAGAGCCCAGAGATAACGATGTTGCAATATTTGCAGTATCTCCTCGATAAGCAAACCAGGTCTGAGACACAAAGCTTCATCGGCATTCATGGTCAATTCATATTTATCGACTAGATCAGGGTACAGCTCCAGCATGCAAGTGATAACGATTTCTTGAGATTCATAGCTGTAAGTCTGGGTGTCTTGGATAAGTGTCTGCCATTGGTGATACAGCTCTTGGGTTAACCTTGAGATCAAGGTATCGAGTTCCTGAACACTTAGCCTGTTTTTCTCCTGCTGATTGGTATCTATGGTGATCACTTGTTG
Coding sequences:
- a CDS encoding DUF3726 domain-containing protein — protein: MIQISHNELVTLCTKAFIGLHKNCGEADVIANMVADLEMVGLDGIKHFIKALDFLADDLDSPVKVDTSSEQRLSVNLKGSSILCHLPSLLDYSLEKLADQQTVSLQISHCHNRWLAFGELIKLAQNGLSVKASWNNGPESIQLVYILGAGQSLPELYLTQQKADDQHSLSIEISRQSITHPLAGDMTQHITSSMQAERKRKAWKQGISVSRENWDTIKSVASTILVESNIVSLRGAGADHQLLVSE